A window of Blastocatellia bacterium genomic DNA:
TTCCCAGCGGCCTCCCTTCATTGACTGGTTAGCTTCCACCAACTGTCGAACCAACGCTAACATCAATCCAAGGGTATGCTCCGCGACACTGACACTATTTCCTCCAGGCGTATTCATCACAAGGATCCCTCGCTGCGTAGCAGCAGCAACGTCTATGTTGTCCACCCCAGCGCCAGCACGACCAATCACCTTAAGCCTGTCAGCTAGCCGAATGACGGCTTCTGTGACTCTCGTCGCACTGCGAATAATCAAACCATCATAACAGGATATGCACTCCCTCAGTTCGTGCTCCGTTAACCCCAGCTTGACATCTACAACCAAGCCTGCCTTCAACAACACATCTATTCCTTGCTGAACAAATCGGTCCGTAATCAGTACCTTCATAAGTGAATGGTTTTAGCCAACACGATGAGCGATGTCAACCAACCTCACGACTGTCTCCACATGATAAGTCTGTGGAAGTAAATCAATCGCCTCTATGGAGACGATCTCATAGTTCTTCGCTAGAAGGCGCTTCAAATCACGGGCAAGCGTCGCCGGATTACACGAAACATACGTCAGCTTGCTCGGTTTGAGATCACAGATGCCCTCGATGGCCTGGCGGGAAAGCCCGATGCGTGGCGGATTAACCAAAACAAAATCTATCTTGCCTCGCTCTCCTTTCAATGTAGCCAACCATTGTTCAACCGACTGAGCGAGAAACTTGATATTGCTGACGCGATTTCTCAAAGCATTCCGACGGCCAAGTTGCACGGAATGGGCATTGTTTTCAACTGCCACCACATGCTCAAACCGCCGTGCCAGTGCAATTGAAAAAAAGCCGACTCCGCAGTACAAGTCTACAGCTCGAATCCCCCTCTCACGCCCGGTGACAATTTCTAACAATTGAGAGAGCAAGTACCGGTTTGCTTGGAAAAAGTCTGTCGGTCCGACCAGGTATCTGTTTCCGCCAGATGCGATCTCGACGTTATCAGACCTTATCCGACCCACCTCAGGATATGCCGCCACAACCCCATTCTCCGCTGAGATCAACCGTATTGACTCAACAGCAGTGTCACCTCCCACCACTGATGGCATTGACCGAAGTGTTTCTATAACACCATTCAGAGCTGGGCTTAAAATCATACAAGACTCGATCTCGCATATCTCATTTGACCCAGCTTGGTAGAAACCTATACTCACTCCTCCACCATTCCTCTTCTGCTTCAACTGAGTTCTTAACCTATACTGAAACTCATCCCCATAATAAATAGGAATTTCATGTGGCCAATGAATTCTTCCAATTCGTTCAAGTGATTCTTTAACAAAACCGACCTTAGCTTCTAGTTGAGCATGATAATCTATGTGCTGCAATTGGCAGCCTCCACAACGCTCGTAATATGGACAAGGGGGGAAACGGCGAACGTTCGATGGCTTGATGACTTTCTCAATGTGGGCTATGACCATTCCTTTGCGCTCCTTTACGGGCCTGACTTTGACTAGGTCCCCTGGAGCAGCGAAGGGTATCAAGAAGACTTGCCCACAGCTTCTTGCCAAACCATAACCCTCGTAAACAACCTTCTCAACAACCAGCTCAACCATTAACTCTCTTATTATCCAGGCAACTGTGCGACAGGCTCTTCAAAACCTTGCTGGCTCACGATCAAAATCTTGATCTGGATCGCGATCTGGCTCAGGATCAAACTGCTTATCAACATGAGGAGACAAAAAAGGCAGCGAAATGGACCGGTCAAATTGCACACGAAGGATCGTCCCCCTGGCTAGCCTAATGTCCTCTGCTTTTGTTAGCAACACGCCCGCGGCCATCGCGCCAAGGATGGTAGTCCCCGCCGCCGTTGCAGCTCCTCCGCTTCCCTTACCTAACAGAATGACGGCTAATCCTCCTGCCGAACCGATTGTGGCCCCTTTGTAGATATTCTCCACGGTGTTGCCT
This region includes:
- a CDS encoding class I SAM-dependent RNA methyltransferase; this translates as MVELVVEKVVYEGYGLARSCGQVFLIPFAAPGDLVKVRPVKERKGMVIAHIEKVIKPSNVRRFPPCPYYERCGGCQLQHIDYHAQLEAKVGFVKESLERIGRIHWPHEIPIYYGDEFQYRLRTQLKQKRNGGGVSIGFYQAGSNEICEIESCMILSPALNGVIETLRSMPSVVGGDTAVESIRLISAENGVVAAYPEVGRIRSDNVEIASGGNRYLVGPTDFFQANRYLLSQLLEIVTGRERGIRAVDLYCGVGFFSIALARRFEHVVAVENNAHSVQLGRRNALRNRVSNIKFLAQSVEQWLATLKGERGKIDFVLVNPPRIGLSRQAIEGICDLKPSKLTYVSCNPATLARDLKRLLAKNYEIVSIEAIDLLPQTYHVETVVRLVDIAHRVG